A stretch of Mucilaginibacter terrae DNA encodes these proteins:
- a CDS encoding hybrid sensor histidine kinase/response regulator transcription factor gives MAGSLFSVYAQHNNTLSFSRIDRNEGLSNSSVESIAQDSRGFIWFGTTDGLNRFDGAKMAVFRHVRGNQHSLSSNFIRKIFKDRSGRLWLGTSNGLNLFEPETNTFSSHIHRSAYVESKGDRINDIYEDADQALWVATGWGSISKVNVKERRFEDYYFRNTQSAPQNNSNVYCIAHRNVTSMWVGTQNGVRIFDIKSRKFIDPPYQLSKKIPYRIRTLAVTRSGQLWIGTEENGLFRANLADGKLEHFQYSPQNSGSLGSNRIISMAIGAKDQLYVGTVNGGFNVFNEENKSFVKYINDPALPNSISQRSVSAIFLDKQQNIWLGTPRGGVDVATTSRPKFDRYQHNPNRLSISYNDVKSFSEDEHGNIWIGTDGGGLNYFNRETGAFKAYRNIPGKSNTLGSDQVMSVLSDHAGRLWAGTFDGGLNLFDPTNGTFERFVHDSRNKASIASNLVEDILEDSKKRLWVCTYNGGLNLFDPQKKEFVLAGQGKTPDKQISGVKLLSVKEDRQGKLWIVTDDAGLNRYDPETGGVKHYFNKGLNSDLTAVFIDHYGRIWAGKNGLYLYHPDEDRFILYKDAGELKNEFIKGILESTPGELWISTTNGIYQFNILKKTLKNYNTNDGLQGMEFEFNSCLKARDGTMFFGGTNGFNAFKPDSIKLNNFMAPIYFTSLEIFNQKIKPAPNSVLSKDISYTGEIVLSPEQTSFGIEFALLNFVNPANNRYAYKLENFDRKWNDIGHLHHASYTNLDPGKYIFKVKAANNDGLWNPKVATLTVIISPPFYKTWWFALLTIATVLTILYLAYDFKKKLDHKTLIEKQKEEVLQLQLQFFTNISHEFRTPLSLIVGPLEALKNENSPVRQKKLYQVIDRNAQRLMRLVNELMDFRKLQSGVLRLSIRPYHASELFGNIAAEFENIAAQKEINFEVSVQNDIDTVWVDGDFVEKIIYNLLNNAFKYTEAGGVVNFNVWTSMKEHTAAFQNQLQFLHPVRAEKYLYIRVKDSGIGISPESIVHLFERYYRISNAHLGSGIGLAFVKSLTELHRGDIYVYSERHKGTELIIGLPYRKEDHEAGSMADAGYESLVRLESTADTTDFEIDDYANEVPASGKEEHDRILLVDDNLELRTFLKDVLEKHYHIMEANNGKEGLTLAKENYPDIILSDVMMPEMDGIEFCYQVKNDLDTSHIPFVMLTAKDAIESKIQGTQSGADVYLTKPLSMALLLATVKNILDQQKKSREHYIKDYFLGTKDLVQTTKDKEFLDHFSNILDQQITNSDLDMVHLSQEMGMSQSKLYQKIKKLSGQSIVEFVRSYRLKKAVQIMVHEDISINEVIYRVGIQTASHFAKIFKKEYGKTPSQFLNEIKGRA, from the coding sequence TTGACGGTGCAAAAATGGCGGTGTTTAGGCATGTACGCGGCAATCAGCACAGTCTCAGTAGTAATTTTATCCGCAAGATATTTAAAGACCGCTCCGGACGATTATGGTTAGGAACATCCAACGGCTTAAATTTATTCGAACCCGAAACTAATACATTTTCATCCCACATTCACCGGTCAGCTTATGTGGAAAGTAAGGGTGACCGCATCAATGATATTTATGAAGATGCCGATCAGGCACTTTGGGTGGCCACCGGGTGGGGCTCCATATCCAAAGTAAATGTTAAAGAAAGACGGTTTGAAGATTATTATTTCCGCAATACCCAGTCTGCACCGCAAAACAACAGCAATGTTTATTGTATTGCACACCGCAACGTCACAAGCATGTGGGTGGGTACGCAAAACGGCGTCAGGATATTTGACATAAAGAGCCGTAAGTTCATTGATCCTCCCTATCAGCTTAGCAAAAAAATTCCTTACAGGATACGGACACTGGCTGTAACCCGCTCAGGCCAACTGTGGATAGGAACGGAGGAGAATGGTTTGTTCAGGGCCAACCTGGCTGATGGTAAGCTGGAGCATTTTCAATACTCCCCGCAAAATTCTGGCAGTTTAGGCAGCAACCGTATCATTAGTATGGCGATTGGGGCAAAAGATCAGTTATATGTGGGTACGGTAAACGGCGGGTTCAATGTGTTTAATGAAGAAAACAAAAGTTTTGTTAAATATATTAATGATCCTGCATTACCAAATTCAATTTCGCAGCGGAGTGTATCTGCTATATTTTTAGATAAACAGCAAAATATATGGCTCGGAACACCAAGGGGAGGTGTTGACGTTGCCACCACCAGCCGGCCTAAGTTTGACCGTTATCAGCATAACCCCAACCGGTTAAGCATCAGTTATAACGATGTTAAAAGCTTTTCTGAGGATGAACATGGGAATATCTGGATCGGAACTGATGGAGGGGGATTAAACTATTTTAACAGGGAAACCGGTGCATTCAAGGCGTATCGTAACATACCTGGTAAGTCAAACACGCTGGGGTCTGATCAGGTGATGAGTGTTTTGAGCGACCATGCCGGCAGGTTATGGGCTGGTACATTTGATGGAGGGCTGAACCTGTTCGACCCCACTAACGGAACGTTTGAACGATTTGTTCATGATTCCCGGAACAAAGCCTCGATCGCCTCAAACCTGGTAGAAGATATCCTGGAAGACAGTAAAAAAAGGCTTTGGGTATGTACCTATAACGGAGGACTCAACCTATTCGACCCCCAAAAGAAAGAATTTGTACTGGCAGGGCAAGGTAAAACGCCTGATAAACAGATAAGCGGGGTGAAGTTATTATCGGTTAAAGAAGACCGGCAGGGTAAACTTTGGATAGTTACTGATGATGCGGGCCTAAACCGTTACGATCCGGAGACCGGCGGGGTAAAGCATTATTTTAATAAGGGACTTAATTCCGACCTGACCGCAGTTTTTATTGACCATTACGGAAGGATTTGGGCAGGTAAGAACGGACTCTATCTTTATCATCCTGACGAGGACCGATTTATACTCTACAAAGATGCCGGTGAACTCAAAAATGAATTCATTAAAGGCATCCTTGAAAGTACGCCCGGCGAGTTGTGGATTTCCACCACCAACGGGATCTATCAGTTTAACATTCTCAAAAAAACACTTAAAAACTATAATACCAACGATGGATTGCAGGGGATGGAATTCGAATTTAATTCTTGTTTGAAGGCGAGGGACGGCACCATGTTTTTTGGTGGCACTAACGGATTCAATGCATTTAAGCCTGATTCGATCAAATTAAACAATTTCATGGCTCCAATTTATTTTACCTCGTTGGAGATATTCAATCAAAAAATAAAACCTGCGCCAAACTCTGTGCTGTCAAAGGATATTTCGTACACCGGTGAGATCGTACTTTCGCCCGAACAGACCTCATTTGGTATAGAGTTCGCATTGCTGAATTTTGTAAACCCTGCAAATAACAGGTATGCCTATAAATTAGAAAATTTTGACCGAAAATGGAATGATATAGGGCATTTACACCATGCTTCATACACCAATCTTGATCCTGGTAAATACATATTTAAGGTTAAAGCCGCCAACAATGATGGGCTGTGGAACCCGAAGGTTGCTACGTTAACCGTTATAATAAGTCCTCCTTTTTACAAAACCTGGTGGTTTGCATTACTAACCATAGCAACTGTTTTAACCATTTTATACCTGGCTTACGACTTTAAAAAGAAGCTGGATCATAAGACCCTGATAGAGAAACAAAAAGAAGAGGTGCTTCAACTCCAACTGCAATTTTTTACCAACATCTCTCATGAGTTCAGAACGCCATTAAGCCTGATCGTCGGCCCCCTCGAGGCGTTGAAAAACGAAAATTCTCCTGTGCGTCAAAAGAAGCTATACCAGGTTATAGATCGTAATGCTCAACGACTGATGAGGCTGGTAAATGAACTAATGGATTTTAGGAAACTGCAGTCGGGGGTATTAAGATTGAGCATCAGACCTTACCATGCCAGTGAATTATTTGGCAACATAGCCGCTGAATTTGAGAATATAGCTGCACAGAAAGAGATCAATTTTGAGGTATCAGTTCAAAACGATATCGACACGGTTTGGGTAGATGGAGATTTTGTGGAGAAGATCATCTACAACCTGCTGAACAATGCTTTTAAGTATACCGAAGCGGGTGGCGTGGTTAATTTTAACGTATGGACCAGTATGAAGGAACATACCGCTGCTTTTCAAAACCAATTGCAGTTCCTGCATCCTGTGCGAGCCGAAAAGTATCTGTACATCAGGGTAAAGGATTCAGGTATCGGTATTTCTCCTGAATCTATAGTTCATTTATTTGAACGCTATTACCGCATCAGTAATGCGCACCTTGGATCGGGGATCGGTTTAGCGTTTGTGAAAAGCTTGACCGAATTGCATCGGGGTGATATATATGTTTATAGTGAACGCCATAAAGGGACTGAACTAATTATAGGTTTACCTTACCGAAAGGAAGACCATGAGGCCGGATCGATGGCAGATGCCGGTTATGAAAGTTTGGTTAGGCTGGAGAGCACGGCAGATACAACCGACTTTGAGATTGATGATTACGCCAACGAAGTTCCTGCATCGGGTAAAGAAGAGCATGACCGCATATTACTCGTGGACGATAACCTGGAACTACGTACATTTCTTAAGGACGTTTTGGAAAAGCATTACCACATCATGGAAGCCAATAATGGAAAGGAAGGACTGACCCTGGCTAAAGAAAACTATCCCGATATTATTTTGAGCGACGTAATGATGCCGGAAATGGATGGCATAGAATTTTGTTATCAGGTTAAGAATGATCTGGATACCAGTCATATCCCCTTTGTGATGCTTACTGCAAAAGATGCGATCGAGTCGAAAATTCAAGGTACACAATCCGGTGCGGATGTATACCTTACCAAACCGCTGAGCATGGCCTTGCTGCTGGCCACAGTCAAAAATATACTGGATCAGCAAAAGAAAAGCAGAGAGCATTATATCAAAGATTATTTTTTAGGAACCAAGGATTTGGTGCAAACCACCAAGGACAAAGAGTTTCTGGATCATTTTTCCAATATACTCGACCAGCAAATTACAAATAGCGATCTTGATATGGTGCATCTTTCGCAGGAGATGGGCATGAGTCAGTCTAAACTATACCAAAAGATCAAAAAATTGTCGGGGCAGTCCATTGTGGAGTTTGTGCGGAGCTACCGGTTAAAGAAAGCGGTACAGATCATGGTTCATGAAGATATATCCATCAACGAGGTTATCTACAGGGTTGGCATCCAAACCGCTTCCCATTTTGCAAAAATTTTTAAAAAGGAATATGGCAAAACACCATCTCAATTCCTAAATGAGATCAAGGGTCGCGCCTGA
- a CDS encoding SusC/RagA family TonB-linked outer membrane protein, whose protein sequence is MVPSTALGQGMVTVSGTVSSKDDGSSLPGTSVKLKNGALGTTTDVNGKYSISVPQGAVLVFSQVGMEQVEQTVKESTMNIVMTTKQGSLNEVVVIGYGTTTKQNLTTAVTKIDPKKIPTAANSSVPEMLFGRAAGLQVTQQSSQPGGNINISVRGKGTPLYVVDGVLFPSGGLEPSNGSSIELQGVNRGALAGLNPNDIESIEVLKDASAAIYGVSAANGVILITTKKGKAGRMNISYDGNRSLVKNLPYLKPLNPTDYMSYFNQLNRDKYLSDRNMAPFGTVTANLSGYTQTYSAAQIAAAGKGTDWLGQVLRNGSVDNHNVSINGGTEKLTYFFSGQYFNQQGTVKGSDLTRYSGRMNLSFELASWVKLNTNISANRNSYGNPQAGWQTGGSGTQGFNALQAALAYPTSVPVYDATGAYSIFRNTGNPLSLLTINDKTKFEGMLSNFSLDFTIIPKMLTAKVLYGNNSENSVRDFYIPSDVFFGQLYKSRASLGESRRLNQTMEASFSFKKNIKNILNIDAVMGVGRYLNDNSGFGIETSNVLDAINTENLATATGPRVISSYIGRDQLRSFFIRTNFDFLDRYLLSLSLRRDGTDKFYPDNKYQNFPSISGAWKISSEPFFKGMDVVSLAKIRASYGTTGTSPGTAAYGIYGPDATAITFNNGSVVYIPYRQTAFDNPNLRWPITKTLDLGFDFGILKDRINGSVDWYREELTRLVQNAATAQLSTISTAPVNGGHQRREGIDISLNSTNIQTQNFSWNSNINFTNFKIRWVERFSFDPLPRGGSLEDPIGTIYVYETNGILQQGQTLPTSQPNGAKKPGSPIFVDQNGNGTLDDGDIVKRAGVPKGIIGFGNNFRYKNIDLAVFMYGQYGAWGYDYTTKWGDPLALLAGNQSGTDRIKQAWSTSNTAGTLPGAAYNETTVTGLNAGIDTRLAKRDFIRCRNITAGYTFGGPAIQKFAKSIRVFADVQNAFIITGFKSIDPEIQAANANGGPAPYPMARTISLGLRANF, encoded by the coding sequence ATGGTCCCTTCCACAGCCCTTGGTCAGGGAATGGTGACGGTTTCCGGAACGGTCAGTTCAAAAGACGATGGAAGTTCTCTTCCCGGTACCTCCGTTAAATTAAAGAACGGTGCCCTTGGTACGACCACCGATGTCAATGGCAAATATTCGATCAGTGTGCCTCAGGGGGCTGTGCTCGTATTTAGCCAGGTTGGTATGGAACAAGTTGAGCAAACTGTCAAGGAAAGTACCATGAACATTGTCATGACTACCAAACAAGGATCGCTTAACGAGGTGGTGGTCATTGGTTATGGTACAACAACCAAGCAAAATCTTACCACGGCGGTAACCAAGATCGATCCTAAAAAGATCCCTACCGCGGCGAACAGTTCTGTACCCGAAATGCTTTTCGGCAGGGCTGCAGGTTTGCAAGTTACCCAGCAAAGTTCACAGCCGGGAGGTAATATCAATATCTCAGTTCGTGGTAAAGGAACGCCGCTTTATGTAGTTGATGGGGTTTTATTCCCTTCTGGTGGCCTGGAGCCCAGCAATGGTTCTTCTATTGAATTACAGGGGGTAAACCGTGGGGCACTGGCCGGATTAAATCCTAATGATATCGAATCTATTGAGGTGCTTAAAGATGCGAGCGCTGCTATTTACGGCGTTTCTGCGGCCAATGGTGTTATCCTGATCACTACAAAGAAAGGCAAGGCAGGCCGTATGAATATCAGTTACGATGGTAACCGTTCACTGGTGAAGAACCTGCCGTACCTGAAACCGCTGAATCCGACCGACTACATGAGTTATTTCAATCAGCTTAATCGCGACAAATATTTGTCGGACCGGAATATGGCGCCATTCGGTACAGTAACTGCAAATTTAAGCGGATACACTCAAACTTATTCTGCAGCACAGATTGCGGCTGCAGGGAAGGGTACCGACTGGTTAGGTCAGGTTTTGCGGAACGGCAGCGTCGACAATCATAACGTAAGCATCAACGGAGGTACGGAAAAATTGACCTATTTTTTCTCCGGACAATATTTTAACCAGCAGGGTACAGTAAAAGGATCTGATTTGACGCGCTATTCTGGCCGGATGAACCTCAGTTTCGAATTGGCATCTTGGGTAAAGTTAAACACCAATATAAGTGCCAACCGTAATAGTTACGGTAACCCTCAGGCTGGCTGGCAAACCGGCGGTTCAGGTACCCAGGGCTTTAATGCACTTCAGGCTGCACTGGCCTATCCCACCAGCGTGCCAGTATATGACGCTACCGGCGCTTATAGTATTTTCAGGAATACGGGCAATCCGCTTTCACTACTGACGATCAATGATAAGACCAAATTCGAGGGGATGCTTTCCAATTTTTCCCTGGATTTTACCATCATTCCCAAGATGCTGACCGCTAAAGTGCTCTATGGTAACAATAGCGAGAACTCGGTAAGGGATTTCTATATTCCTTCGGATGTATTCTTTGGACAATTGTATAAATCAAGAGCCAGCCTTGGCGAGTCAAGACGCCTGAACCAAACCATGGAGGCCTCCTTCTCTTTTAAAAAGAATATCAAGAATATCCTGAACATTGATGCAGTAATGGGCGTGGGCCGTTATTTAAATGATAATTCGGGTTTCGGGATCGAGACCTCCAATGTGCTTGACGCCATTAATACCGAAAATTTGGCAACGGCAACAGGTCCGAGAGTGATCTCTTCATATATCGGAAGGGATCAGTTACGCTCTTTCTTTATCCGAACCAATTTTGACTTCTTGGACCGTTACCTGTTATCCTTAAGCTTACGTCGTGATGGAACAGATAAATTCTATCCGGATAATAAATACCAGAACTTCCCTTCGATCTCAGGTGCCTGGAAGATCTCCAGTGAACCATTCTTCAAAGGCATGGATGTGGTCAGCCTGGCTAAGATCAGGGCAAGTTATGGTACAACCGGTACAAGCCCTGGAACGGCTGCTTATGGTATTTACGGCCCCGATGCAACAGCAATCACTTTCAACAACGGTTCGGTAGTTTATATCCCATACCGCCAGACCGCTTTTGACAATCCTAATCTACGCTGGCCGATCACTAAGACATTAGATCTTGGTTTTGATTTCGGCATCCTAAAAGACCGTATTAACGGCTCGGTAGATTGGTATCGCGAAGAGCTCACCAGGTTAGTGCAAAACGCAGCAACAGCGCAATTGTCGACCATATCGACCGCACCGGTCAATGGTGGGCATCAGCGCAGAGAAGGTATTGACATATCGCTGAATAGCACTAACATTCAGACACAGAACTTTAGCTGGAACAGTAATATCAATTTCACCAATTTTAAGATCCGCTGGGTAGAGCGCTTTTCATTCGACCCGCTTCCAAGAGGAGGTAGTCTGGAAGATCCAATCGGTACCATCTATGTTTATGAAACTAATGGGATTTTGCAACAGGGCCAAACACTGCCAACATCCCAGCCGAATGGTGCCAAAAAGCCTGGTTCGCCAATATTTGTTGACCAGAATGGGAATGGAACACTCGACGATGGAGACATTGTTAAAAGGGCAGGTGTGCCAAAAGGTATTATCGGGTTCGGTAACAACTTCAGGTATAAGAATATAGACCTTGCTGTATTTATGTACGGCCAGTACGGCGCATGGGGTTACGATTATACTACTAAGTGGGGTGATCCTTTAGCGCTGTTAGCGGGAAATCAAAGCGGAACGGACCGGATCAAACAAGCCTGGAGTACCAGTAACACCGCCGGCACATTACCCGGAGCTGCCTATAACGAAACTACGGTTACCGGTTTAAATGCAGGTATTGATACCCGTTTGGCCAAGCGCGACTTTATCCGTTGCCGTAACATTACTGCCGGGTATACCTTCGGTGGTCCTGCCATTCAAAAGTTTGCTAAAAGCATCCGTGTATTTGCTGATGTACAAAATGCATTCATAATTACCGGATTCAAGTCTATCGATCCGGAGATTCAAGCCGCTAATGCCAATGGCGGACCAGCTCCTTATCCAATGGCACGCACGATCTCATTAGGCCTTAGAGCCAATTTTTAA
- a CDS encoding RagB/SusD family nutrient uptake outer membrane protein, whose translation MKKIVYAVSITATMILGACNKNFDPVLNGVLIPTNFPKTESDFELYTLQAYKPFGSKWGYNDVAYQNMFFSPEYGQFVMFDLPTDEFNIFTEQGGAWEGFSKADFSFMRTQGKASHFEKVRYITRMTQVIADLQKANISDAKRKLFIAEARMGRGWAMYYLLHMYGPVPFITDPAKINTEAETDLTRPTREAFVKVIEEDLRYAADNLPVAPAQYGRFNKGLALGSLMRLYLNEKNYAKAEPVGREILPLGYSLVTDYAGLFREVTEKNSETIYAITVDPAAPTNGDGGGNFNAMALYCLPNDFKSFKLNGGWYSPNGIYCPTWQFYDSFDVNDKRRSLMIPSYIPKNGGAERNRANMRGPVLRKYPDESTPGADVQGNDIPLLRYADVLLMLAEAINHNSNGPTSEAIGYVNDVRFKHGGLGPLAATATGSLTAFDEAILKERGWDLYFEGVRKIDLIRMGKYASALQSVGKIPGPELFPVPQYAIDVSKGKLTPTPGY comes from the coding sequence ATGAAAAAGATAGTATATGCTGTAAGTATCACAGCTACGATGATACTCGGGGCTTGTAACAAGAACTTTGATCCTGTTCTTAATGGTGTGCTGATACCAACAAATTTTCCAAAGACAGAATCTGATTTTGAACTTTATACTCTTCAGGCGTATAAGCCTTTCGGTTCTAAGTGGGGTTATAATGATGTAGCCTATCAAAATATGTTCTTCAGCCCTGAATATGGGCAATTTGTGATGTTCGACCTTCCGACTGACGAATTTAATATCTTCACGGAGCAGGGCGGCGCCTGGGAAGGATTTAGCAAAGCAGATTTTTCTTTCATGCGTACACAGGGCAAAGCCAGCCATTTTGAAAAGGTGAGGTACATCACACGAATGACACAGGTGATCGCTGATCTGCAAAAAGCAAATATTTCAGATGCCAAAAGGAAGCTTTTCATCGCCGAGGCCAGAATGGGACGCGGCTGGGCCATGTATTATTTGTTGCACATGTATGGGCCGGTACCGTTTATAACCGATCCTGCCAAGATCAATACAGAAGCTGAAACCGACCTGACGAGGCCGACCCGCGAAGCATTCGTTAAAGTGATCGAAGAAGACCTAAGGTATGCAGCCGATAATCTGCCGGTGGCTCCTGCACAGTACGGGCGGTTTAATAAAGGGCTGGCACTTGGTAGCCTGATGCGATTGTATCTTAATGAAAAAAATTACGCCAAAGCGGAGCCGGTAGGACGCGAGATTCTGCCTTTAGGATATAGCCTGGTAACTGATTATGCCGGTTTGTTTAGGGAAGTAACGGAAAAGAACAGTGAGACCATTTACGCAATCACGGTTGATCCCGCAGCACCAACAAACGGAGACGGAGGAGGCAACTTCAATGCGATGGCACTTTATTGTCTTCCTAATGATTTTAAAAGTTTTAAACTGAATGGCGGCTGGTACAGTCCTAATGGTATTTATTGTCCAACCTGGCAGTTCTATGATTCTTTTGACGTAAATGATAAAAGGCGTTCGCTAATGATCCCGTCATACATTCCTAAAAATGGCGGTGCCGAACGTAACCGGGCTAATATGCGCGGGCCTGTTTTGAGGAAATACCCGGATGAATCTACCCCGGGAGCAGATGTGCAGGGTAATGACATCCCGCTTTTGAGATATGCAGATGTATTGTTGATGCTGGCCGAGGCCATTAACCATAATTCCAACGGACCTACATCAGAGGCCATTGGTTATGTAAATGATGTTCGTTTTAAACATGGTGGCCTGGGGCCGTTGGCAGCCACTGCAACCGGTTCACTTACCGCATTTGATGAAGCCATTTTGAAAGAGCGGGGCTGGGACCTTTATTTTGAAGGGGTGCGTAAGATAGACCTGATCAGGATGGGTAAATATGCATCAGCATTGCAGTCGGTAGGCAAAATTCCCGGGCCCGAACTTTTTCCGGTACCGCAGTACGCCATAGATGTAAGCAAGGGTAAACTTACACCTACGCCCGGCTATTAA